One window of bacterium genomic DNA carries:
- a CDS encoding ABC transporter ATP-binding protein/permease, with translation MRSLWQLRRFARGLVPIILIALPLMAGAAWLNVRALSATKPVLDGIFPSLATTQTAPAPGSSTAGAPAQTAAERQAEAMAKVRWHALVFLMLTFAASVSNAASLYLGDFIGQRVLRRLRNTVFAHLQTLSMSFYDRRRSGELISRVNNDTLVLQRALGTDMFKIVVSPLVIIFMVSRMIALSPLLTGVLGVAVPITALMTGFTARYAKRYGRRTQIKMADLTATTQESFVAMRVIKTFGLEPQSQSRFERETTGVLKAEMKTALVKAVGMPPVFIMVGLVTAVALVFGGEQIVAGRVAPSTLVMFMLYLQLAAVELTSTIRLYVQLQNAEAAAERTLAVLNEKQDVEDAPGAPDLEQVEGAITFEHVDFSYDGEHPVLTDFCLDIAAGEVVALAGPSGAGKSTVANLVPRLYDPQRGRVLIDGTDVKAVRQQSLKRFMGSVPQETILFGASVRENIAYGREGATEEEIVAAAQAAYAHDFILELPEGYDTQVGERGTRLSGGQRQRIAIARAFLRDPRILILDEATSSLDTESEAAVHAALATLLEGRTALIIAHRLSTIRNADRIIVMAEGRIVEQGGHDELLQRDGLYRRLYESKELLGSGGDDEGAEEEPLPGPAPELDDEALMDDLA, from the coding sequence ATGCGCTCCCTGTGGCAGTTGCGCCGCTTCGCTCGGGGCCTTGTGCCGATCATCCTCATCGCCTTGCCCCTGATGGCGGGCGCGGCCTGGCTGAACGTCCGGGCGTTGAGCGCCACCAAGCCTGTGCTCGACGGCATCTTCCCCTCTTTGGCCACAACGCAGACCGCGCCGGCCCCCGGCAGCTCGACGGCCGGCGCCCCGGCGCAAACGGCGGCCGAGCGCCAGGCCGAGGCGATGGCGAAGGTGCGCTGGCACGCGCTGGTGTTCCTGATGCTCACGTTCGCGGCCTCGGTCTCGAACGCGGCTTCGCTGTACCTGGGTGACTTCATCGGCCAGCGGGTGTTGCGGCGGCTGCGGAACACCGTCTTCGCCCACCTGCAGACGCTCTCGATGTCCTTCTATGACCGGCGGCGTTCGGGGGAGCTGATATCGCGGGTCAACAATGACACCCTGGTGCTGCAGCGCGCACTGGGGACGGACATGTTCAAGATCGTCGTGTCCCCGCTGGTCATCATCTTCATGGTTTCACGGATGATCGCGCTCTCCCCGCTCCTGACCGGGGTGCTCGGGGTGGCCGTGCCCATCACGGCGCTGATGACCGGCTTCACCGCGCGCTATGCCAAGCGCTACGGCCGCCGCACCCAGATCAAGATGGCCGACCTGACCGCCACCACCCAGGAGAGCTTCGTGGCGATGCGGGTCATCAAGACCTTCGGGCTGGAGCCACAGTCCCAGTCCCGCTTCGAGCGTGAGACCACCGGGGTGCTCAAGGCGGAGATGAAGACGGCGCTGGTCAAGGCCGTCGGCATGCCCCCCGTGTTCATCATGGTCGGCCTGGTGACGGCAGTGGCGCTGGTGTTCGGCGGCGAGCAGATCGTGGCGGGCCGGGTGGCCCCCTCGACGCTCGTAATGTTCATGCTCTATCTGCAACTGGCGGCGGTGGAACTCACCTCCACCATCCGGCTCTACGTGCAACTGCAGAACGCCGAGGCCGCGGCGGAGCGCACGCTGGCGGTGCTGAACGAGAAGCAGGACGTGGAGGACGCTCCCGGCGCCCCGGACCTGGAGCAGGTCGAAGGCGCCATCACCTTCGAGCATGTGGACTTCTCTTACGACGGCGAGCATCCTGTCCTGACCGACTTCTGTCTGGACATCGCAGCGGGTGAGGTGGTGGCCCTGGCGGGCCCCAGTGGCGCCGGCAAGAGCACCGTGGCCAACCTGGTGCCTCGCCTGTACGACCCGCAGCGGGGGCGGGTGCTCATTGACGGCACGGATGTCAAGGCGGTACGCCAGCAGTCGCTGAAGCGCTTCATGGGGAGCGTGCCCCAGGAGACCATCCTGTTCGGGGCCTCCGTGCGCGAGAACATCGCCTACGGGCGTGAAGGCGCCACAGAAGAGGAGATCGTCGCCGCGGCCCAGGCCGCGTACGCCCATGACTTCATCCTGGAGTTGCCCGAGGGCTACGACACGCAGGTCGGGGAGCGCGGCACGCGCCTGTCGGGCGGTCAGCGCCAGCGCATCGCCATCGCTCGCGCCTTCCTGCGCGACCCGCGCATCCTGATCCTGGACGAGGCCACCTCGTCCCTGGACACCGAGAGCGAGGCGGCGGTGCACGCCGCCCTGGCCACGCTGCTGGAGGGCCGCACCGCCCTCATCATCGCCCACCGGCTCTCGACCATCCGCAACGCCGACCGGATCATCGTCATGGCCGAGGGGCGCATCGTGGAACAGGGCGGACACGATGAGCTACTGCAGCGCGACGGCCTGTACCGACGGCTCTATGAGTCCAAGGAGCTGCTCGGCAGCGGCGGCGACGACGAGGGAGCGGAAGAAGAACCCCTGCCAGGCCCGGCGCCGGAGCTGGACGACGAAGCCCTGATGGACGATCTGGCGTGA
- a CDS encoding amidohydrolase has product MKIWDCHVHSYGGSERPDDVLQAMDAAGLTRITLFSQHPGQIRELCPLPAAADCRAAIDHVAGLQAADPDRIYGMFWADPRTEGVLDLLDYALVDKCLHGVKMIPNHWSAGDDFMAPVYERMRELGKPLHFHSGILYAFGDSSRFCRPVLYEALINYPGLKFALAHISWPWTDECLAVFGHFRSAAAHRRDGSGMWIDCSRGTPDAWREEALRKAVIFAGCNRLMYGTDTHPASLAGSAPVHIRKDLDLLRNQIGASEQQIEDFFWNAAEELYA; this is encoded by the coding sequence ATGAAGATCTGGGATTGCCATGTCCACTCGTACGGCGGGAGCGAGCGCCCCGACGACGTCCTGCAGGCCATGGACGCCGCGGGCCTCACGCGCATCACGCTGTTCAGCCAGCACCCGGGCCAGATCCGCGAGCTATGCCCGCTGCCCGCGGCGGCCGATTGCCGGGCGGCCATCGACCACGTCGCCGGGCTGCAGGCCGCCGACCCGGACCGCATCTATGGCATGTTCTGGGCCGACCCGCGCACCGAGGGCGTCCTCGATCTACTCGACTACGCCCTCGTGGACAAGTGCCTGCACGGGGTCAAGATGATCCCGAACCACTGGTCTGCCGGCGACGACTTCATGGCCCCCGTCTACGAGCGAATGCGCGAGCTGGGCAAGCCGTTGCACTTCCACTCGGGCATCCTGTACGCGTTCGGTGACAGTTCGCGCTTCTGCCGACCGGTGCTGTACGAGGCCCTCATCAACTACCCCGGCCTCAAGTTCGCGCTCGCCCACATCAGTTGGCCCTGGACCGATGAATGCCTGGCCGTGTTCGGGCACTTCCGCTCCGCGGCCGCCCATCGGCGGGACGGCAGCGGCATGTGGATTGACTGCTCGCGGGGCACGCCCGATGCCTGGCGCGAGGAGGCGCTGCGCAAGGCCGTCATCTTCGCCGGCTGCAACCGCCTCATGTACGGCACGGACACCCACCCGGCCAGCCTGGCCGGCTCCGCCCCGGTACACATCCGCAAGGACCTCGACCTGCTGCGCAACCAGATCGGCGCCAGCGAGCAGCAGATCGAGGACTTCTTCTGGAACGCGGCCGAGGAGCTTTACGCCTAG
- the lpxK gene encoding tetraacyldisaccharide 4'-kinase, with protein sequence MSAEQWWQSVVSGAEPGLGGGLARGALAGASGLYWLGLQANLGVYRLGLRQPTRPALPTISVGNLTLGGTGKSTAVRYLARELQRRGLRPGVVLRGHGRADSRAAVLASDGQGRMAPLEQTGDEAAEVARALPEAPVAVGKAREAVIALLAEAGAQVALLDDGYQYFRMARDLNIALVSARLDSRTARLFPRGLLREPWGHLNRADQVWLTHADQVPAHQLEAVRALVARHAPGKPLVIARHEASALVTLEGETAPLDLPQGQVVLAVSGLGCPESFEYTLATLGARVVPLRFEDHHRYAPDDWPVIREAAVAAGAAMVVTTEKDAVKLPAGPPLPVWVLRSEMRLERGAEVVAGALNELAALISGISHEASAPPPA encoded by the coding sequence ATGAGCGCGGAGCAGTGGTGGCAGAGCGTGGTCTCCGGCGCAGAGCCCGGCCTGGGGGGCGGGTTGGCGCGGGGAGCGCTCGCGGGGGCCTCGGGCCTGTACTGGCTGGGCCTGCAGGCGAACCTGGGGGTGTACCGCCTGGGCCTGCGGCAACCGACGCGGCCGGCGCTGCCGACCATCAGCGTCGGGAACCTCACGCTAGGCGGCACCGGCAAGAGCACCGCAGTGCGGTACCTGGCGCGTGAGTTGCAGCGGCGGGGCCTGCGGCCCGGAGTGGTGTTACGCGGGCACGGGCGGGCCGACAGCCGGGCGGCCGTGTTGGCCAGCGATGGACAGGGCCGCATGGCGCCGCTGGAACAGACGGGTGATGAAGCGGCGGAAGTCGCGCGGGCGCTGCCGGAGGCGCCGGTGGCCGTGGGCAAAGCGCGCGAGGCCGTGATTGCCCTGCTGGCCGAAGCGGGCGCGCAGGTGGCCCTCCTGGACGACGGCTACCAGTATTTCCGCATGGCGCGTGATCTGAACATCGCCCTGGTCAGTGCCCGCCTGGACTCGCGGACGGCCCGTCTCTTCCCTCGGGGGCTGCTGCGGGAGCCCTGGGGCCACCTGAACCGGGCGGACCAGGTATGGCTCACCCACGCCGACCAGGTGCCAGCCCACCAACTGGAGGCTGTGCGGGCGCTGGTCGCTCGCCATGCTCCGGGCAAGCCACTGGTGATCGCGCGGCACGAGGCCTCGGCCCTGGTGACTCTGGAGGGGGAGACGGCCCCGCTGGACCTGCCACAGGGGCAGGTGGTCCTGGCGGTGTCGGGCCTTGGTTGCCCTGAGAGTTTCGAGTATACTCTAGCGACGCTCGGCGCACGGGTCGTGCCGCTGCGCTTTGAGGATCATCACCGTTACGCGCCAGACGACTGGCCTGTGATACGCGAGGCGGCCGTGGCTGCCGGTGCGGCCATGGTCGTGACCACCGAGAAGGACGCCGTCAAGCTGCCGGCGGGGCCCCCTTTGCCGGTATGGGTCCTACGCAGCGAGATGCGCCTGGAGCGCGGCGCCGAAGTGGTCGCGGGGGCCCTCAATGAGCTGGCTGCACTGATCTCGGGGATATCGCATGAAGCATCCGCTCCGCCGCCGGCTTGA
- a CDS encoding 3-deoxy-D-manno-octulosonic acid transferase — protein sequence MEEMPRRERPRSLDLAAFLYNLAITLIVPLLLLWGIVRMIRGKFRDGLRDRLGWLPATVIQLGASGDPVIWVHCASVGEVNAAAPVLRELRVRVPLAHIVLSTITATAHDSALKRDLGVDAVFYFPLDAPLIMDRVLERINPVVLVLVETELWPNLLATAHRRGVHTVIVNGRISDRAYPRDRALLPVFRWALRNVDVIGAQSALDAERFIALGADPAIVTVGGNSKFDQIPPRLLPAEAARWRQEFGFGEEDEVLLAGSTHEGEEEIILSAFDHLRFSHRQLQLIIAPRHPERGDRVHQLVREHGYDVYRRSHVLQAREAGEEIGPTGDAAVRVVILDTIGELASLYGCADLVIVGGSLVKGLAGHNLLEPIAQGKLALFGRYMSDFRDISAIAAREGCGVQVQTAEELQEQCDRLLNAPEERARAAERGALMLEKHAGASIRYAEAVAALVEGEEGTPAAPAEAVAPPDGATEPVADEVPAAEAAPDAPPTPDDAPTVAPADLPPAEPQ from the coding sequence ATGGAAGAGATGCCCCGCCGGGAGCGGCCCCGTTCGCTGGACCTTGCCGCTTTCCTGTACAACCTGGCCATAACCCTCATCGTGCCCCTGCTGCTGCTGTGGGGGATCGTGCGGATGATCCGCGGCAAGTTCCGCGACGGCCTGCGCGACCGCCTGGGGTGGCTGCCGGCGACGGTCATCCAGCTCGGCGCGTCCGGCGACCCGGTCATCTGGGTGCACTGCGCCTCGGTGGGGGAGGTCAACGCCGCTGCCCCGGTCCTGCGCGAGCTACGGGTGCGGGTGCCGCTGGCGCACATCGTCCTGTCCACGATCACCGCGACCGCCCACGATTCAGCCCTCAAGCGCGACCTGGGCGTGGATGCCGTGTTCTACTTCCCGCTCGACGCGCCGCTGATCATGGACCGGGTGCTGGAGCGCATCAACCCCGTCGTGCTGGTGCTGGTGGAGACGGAGCTGTGGCCGAACCTGCTCGCCACCGCCCACCGCCGGGGGGTGCACACGGTGATTGTCAACGGGCGCATCTCTGACCGGGCCTACCCCCGCGATCGCGCCCTACTGCCCGTCTTCCGCTGGGCCCTGCGCAACGTGGACGTCATCGGCGCCCAGTCGGCCCTCGATGCCGAGCGGTTCATCGCCCTGGGCGCCGACCCCGCGATCGTCACCGTCGGCGGGAACTCCAAGTTCGACCAGATCCCGCCCCGCTTGCTGCCGGCCGAGGCCGCTCGCTGGCGGCAGGAGTTCGGCTTTGGCGAAGAGGACGAGGTGTTGCTGGCGGGCAGCACCCATGAGGGCGAGGAAGAGATCATCCTGTCGGCCTTCGACCACCTGCGGTTCTCGCACCGGCAGTTGCAGCTCATCATCGCGCCGCGCCATCCGGAGCGGGGCGACCGGGTGCACCAACTGGTGCGCGAGCACGGCTACGACGTGTACCGGCGCAGCCATGTGCTGCAGGCCCGCGAGGCGGGGGAGGAGATCGGGCCCACCGGGGATGCCGCGGTGCGCGTGGTCATCCTCGACACCATCGGCGAGCTGGCGTCCCTGTACGGCTGCGCCGACCTGGTCATTGTCGGCGGGAGCCTGGTGAAGGGCCTGGCCGGACACAACCTGCTCGAACCGATCGCGCAGGGCAAGCTGGCCCTGTTCGGTCGGTACATGTCAGACTTCCGCGACATCAGCGCCATTGCCGCGCGTGAGGGCTGCGGAGTGCAGGTGCAGACCGCCGAGGAGCTGCAGGAGCAGTGTGACCGCCTGCTGAATGCCCCGGAGGAGCGTGCCCGGGCCGCCGAACGGGGAGCCCTGATGCTGGAGAAGCACGCCGGCGCCTCCATTCGCTACGCCGAGGCCGTGGCGGCGCTGGTCGAAGGGGAAGAGGGGACACCGGCCGCACCCGCCGAGGCTGTCGCGCCGCCCGACGGTGCGACAGAGCCGGTGGCGGACGAAGTTCCCGCTGCCGAAGCCGCCCCCGACGCTCCCCCCACGCCCGACGACGCTCCGACGGTCGCCCCGGCCGACCTCCCCCCGGCGGAGCCGCAATGA
- a CDS encoding lysophospholipid acyltransferase family protein: protein MKHPLRRRLEQGAWAVAARATTRLVARLPLRWLRWVADDWARLTLLCAPRRRRLAEGNVAASFPDMTPAEVRRVVRRSVRSVSRTMMELFMLPRLSPEGLARLVETPDLGPVREAFASGCGLILITAHFGNWEFLAARVADEIAPMTVIARDASHRGTASLINQARESHHLNVIGRRDTREMLRVLQGGGLLGMLPDQHAAEGGVRMDFLGRPAWTFTGPAVLAARSGARIFPAFCVREADGRLRILLSPEIKLVHTDDREADVVANTRRISDAIERAIRGHPDNWLWLHNRWKEPRPRPTR, encoded by the coding sequence ATGAAGCATCCGCTCCGCCGCCGGCTTGAGCAGGGGGCCTGGGCCGTGGCGGCACGGGCCACCACCCGCCTCGTGGCGCGCCTGCCGCTGCGCTGGCTCCGGTGGGTGGCTGATGACTGGGCGCGTCTCACGCTGCTGTGCGCGCCGCGGCGCCGGCGCCTGGCCGAGGGGAACGTGGCTGCGAGCTTCCCCGACATGACGCCGGCGGAAGTGCGCCGCGTGGTGCGGCGCTCCGTCCGTTCTGTGAGCCGCACCATGATGGAGCTGTTCATGCTGCCCCGGCTGTCCCCCGAGGGTCTGGCGCGCCTGGTCGAGACGCCCGACCTGGGACCCGTGCGGGAGGCCTTCGCATCGGGCTGCGGGCTGATCCTGATCACCGCGCACTTCGGCAACTGGGAGTTCCTGGCGGCTCGTGTCGCCGACGAGATCGCGCCGATGACCGTCATCGCCCGCGATGCATCGCACCGGGGGACGGCCAGTCTGATCAACCAGGCCCGCGAGAGCCACCACCTGAACGTGATCGGCCGACGCGATACCCGCGAGATGCTACGGGTGCTGCAGGGCGGAGGGCTGCTGGGGATGCTGCCCGATCAGCACGCGGCCGAAGGTGGCGTCCGCATGGACTTCCTGGGGCGCCCGGCCTGGACGTTCACCGGCCCGGCGGTCCTGGCCGCGCGCAGCGGCGCCCGCATCTTCCCGGCGTTCTGTGTCCGCGAGGCCGATGGCCGGCTCAGGATTCTCCTGTCCCCGGAGATCAAGCTGGTGCATACCGACGACCGGGAGGCCGATGTGGTCGCCAACACACGGCGCATCAGCGATGCCATCGAGCGGGCCATCCGGGGGCATCCCGACAACTGGCTGTGGCTGCACAACCGCTGGAAGGAGCCCAGGCCACGCCCCACCCGCTAA